TTCTAAAACTTCTTTATTTTCATTGATGCTAAGCCTAAAAGGCACGTAGTTTTGCGTCATAATCATAAACCCGCCTACTTCCTTTGAATCATCATACCAGGGTCTGATATCCCAGTGCATCCATGATAAGGTTCCATCCTTTTTTTCGACGATGCCATCATCAAAATAAATCTCGCCCTTGAGGCAGGTGGGTAGCAGGTCTTGAAATTGTGACGGAAACTCAGGCAATAGCTCATATAAATTACATCCGGTAATATCTTTATCTTGCAAATCATAATCTTCAATCCATTTCAATGATGCAGCTATAAAATGCATATCTATATCAAACATGGCAATGGCTATTGGCTCTTGCTCGATAAAAGCCTTGTAATTTATAACCTGGGGGCCTGCAGAATGATGATTTGAAGATTTATCTTTTAAATATTTTTGGTAACATTTTGAAAAATTAGAAGGGTTTGAAAAATTTAATAAAGATGCCATTTGCGATTTATTGTACCTTTTTTCGGCAATGTAGCGCTCGGCAAACTCCATTTGAAGCATGCGATAGTATGAAAAAATAGTATCGTTGTATTTTTCTTTAAAATCCCGTTTCAGCTTTGATTCGGATATAAAATGTTTTTTTGCAAGCGCAGCTATACTCGGGAACCCCGTAAAAATCCAGGATCTCAGGGTTTGAATAACCTCATCAAGATTATGATCGGTTGGATTCAGAAAGGCCTTTTTCTGCGGCAAATGTTCGTTATCAACTATCTTCTTTTCCATTGGGTTTAGTATTACAACCTGTACAAAAAAGCCATCAACCTGCCCTTCTACAAAATTTGGTGTATAAGTGGCACGTGTATTCATCATTTGCCCGCTACGATCCTGCAAAAACCGTTCAAAAACCTGCACATGTCCGTTTAAAGCGCCATCTATATACTTTAAGTTATTTTGATATAGTGATTGTCCGAGTAACTCCCACAAATACATTTTATTTATCATTGCTTCAGGTTCAATGCCAAACCAATTTCTGTAGGCATCATTCGCAAAACGGCAGATAAGATTTTTATCCCAATACCCAAGCATCGCATCGCTGTGCTTTAATAGCCCGGTGATAATTTCAATTAGAGACAGTTTAACTAAAAGCGGCATTTGTGCAAGGATATAAATGTAGCAATTTTCATAAACCCATTAATTCATGAAAAAAATCAGGTTACCAAAAGTGCAAATAACAAATTAAGTTATTGTCTTAAAGAGATATAAAAGTTGTAAAAATATGATACATGTCATTTTTTTTGGCCTTTAGCACCGTATGCTCACCGGTATCCCGGCATCCAATTTTTCATATCGCGAATTATTGCTAATAAAGTCAGGCAAAATATTTTTCATTTTGGCTACCATTAAATCAATATCCCTGCATAAATTAAGTTCAAGTAGTTCATTTACAACCTTATTAACATCGGCGTATTTTACAGGGATGGTTTTTGAAATTTTTATGTCCTTGTTGTACGTGGGTATAACTTCCTCTTCAATGTTTAGCAGCTCCTCGTAAAGCTTCTCGCCGGGCCTTAGGCCGGTATAAACAATTTTTATGTCTTCGCCAGGCACCATTCCCACTAATTTTATCATGTTGGCAGCCAGATCGGCAATTTTAACAGGCAGTCCCATATCAAATAAAAATATTTCGCCGCCGTTGCCCATTATCGCGGCTTCAATTACAAGTTGCACAGCTTCGGGTATAGTCATAAAATACCGCGTAATTTCGGGATGGGTTACGGTAACCGGTCCCCCTTTTTCAATTTGTGCTTTGAACCGTGGTATTACCGATCCGTTTGACCCCATTACGTTGCCAAAACGCGTCGTAATAAATTTAGTTTGATTTAGCACTCCATTACATAAATCGCTACAAAAAAAACGGTTGTCAAATGTTTTGCTGTTTAACGATTGAATATACATTTCGGCAATGCGTTTTGAAGCACCCATAACATTAGTTGGCCTTACTGCCTTATCTGTCGATATCATCACAAACTTTTCTACACCAAACAAGACCGATATATCGGCTAAGTTCTTAGTACCTCCTATATTTGTCAGCACCGCTTCTGTGGGATTATTTTCCATCATGGGCACATGCTTGTAAGCCGCCGCGTGGAAAACAATTTGCGGCCTGTACAATTCAAACAAGCTTTTAATACGGGTTTCGTTTTGGATATTGGCAATAAAAATACGCGCTTTGTCGGCATGTATTCCCTCTTCAATCTCTAATTGAATTTCGTGCAATGGGGTTTCGGCCTGGTCGCACAACACCACAAATTCGGGTTCATATCCTAAAATTTGCCTTACCAGTTCAGATCCTATTGAACCTGCTGCACCCGTTACTAAAACTCTTTTACCCTGTATATCATCAAAAATATGCTTACACGAGAGTTTAATGGGCTTACGTTCAAGCAAATCTTCAATTTTCAGATCCTTAAACTGCTTTAAATTAGGTTGGCCGTTTATCCATTCATTTGATGGCGGAACTGTAATTACCTTGATACCTAATTCAACACACTTTGCTATTGCCGTTCTTTTACCTTCGGTTTGTATATCTTCAGACGTTATGAACATTTTTTTGATACCGTATTTATTGTTCAACCTGGTAATAGCTGTAATAGGATAAACCCGCTTTTGCTCAAGGCACTTATAAACTTTGTCGTCGCCTGTGTCGATAAAGCCCTGAACATTTATCATAAACCCCCGCTGGCCTTCCAAAGTATTCTTTATCAGGATAGAAGATGTACCCGAACCATATATCAAAACATTTTCTTTTTCTATTTTATACCCGGGTTCATCAAAGTATTTAAAAACGTCTTTGATAACAATACGCATGCCCATCAGCAGCGATGAGGAGATAAAAAAATTGATAAACAAAACATCCCCTAAGCCTTGCAAATTTATGTTAAGATATGTTGCGAACACCAAATGATAAATTATCACGAAGGCAACAGTGCTTACAAAAACAGCTGTAAGAATGCGCAGCATGTCGCGGGTGTTTGAATGCCTTATAATATGCGTGTGTACCCGCATTACTAAAAAGATAAACACGGCGTTACTGCAATAAAATGCTATATAGTAAAGGTTGTTCTGTTCCAGATCGAGTTTACCTTTTACCGAAAACGACAAGCATAAGGATATGAGGACAATACCAAGATCGGTTAATAGTATTAGCCACCTTGAATGAAATTTGTCCTGAAACAATAAATTCCTGAGGTATATCATAGCAGTTAGTTGTTTAGGTAAAAAAATTATGCGTAGCGATAGAGTGGGAAAAAATCTATTTCCGGGTTATTGTTAATTCCTTTTTGAGCAAGTAAATTTTGATAAACGGCAGGGTTTGCAATATAACGCCAGGTGTTAAATTCAAAATGTAATTTCGAAAATGCGGCTTTCCATTCAAAAAGTTTATCGTGTTTGTAGCCAAGGCCACCACCCAAATTATAATATCTCATCCCCTCGCGCCTGCCAATGAGCGTAATTTCGTCAACCAGAAACTTTGTGGGGCTTTCGTGCAGATATTCGGCCCGCGTGCCAACCAAATGAGCCTGTATAATATCGTTGGTAAAAGTTATAATGGTGCTTGACATAACAGTGGCACCGTCATAAACCATTAGCACCCGTGCATCATATTCATTTGTATTGCATATGTTGTTAAAATATTGATCATTGAATAAATAAGAATCGGCTGCTCCTACCCTTTTCATGCTCTCCCTATAAATACCGGCAAAAATCTCCAGGGCCTTTGGGCCCTTTTCTTCTACTACCCTGAACCCCTTTTTCCAGGCATGTTTAATGGCATCCATAGTGCTTTGCCGGTAATCCTCACGCTGGTCGTCAATGCTTTTAAACAAATCAATCACTACCGTTTTGCCATTTGAATGTACCCCTCCAAATTTATCAAGCAGCTTTTGCTGCTTGTAAAAGGGATGCATTCGAATAAATAGCGAAATGTAATTGCTGCCGGAAAGAAAGGAAATAAATGCACCCCTAAAATTCTCAATAAAGCTGTCCTCAAGGTTTTCCATCTTTTTGTTCGAAACCGGGCCCGAGAATCCATAAACACAAGTAAGGTCAAAAAAATCCGTTCCAGGTATATTACGTTCAATTAACGGGAATACGATATAGTCATCGCCCTGCTGGTATACAAATAAAAGCGGCCGGGATTTACTTTCAAGTGAATTTTCGATAGTGTGATAATGCCAGGTATGATAAAAATCATATTCGGCCGCCCCCCGAATGTAGTTTGTCCACTCTTCCCTATTAAGAATGGTTAGTACTTTTGTCATAATTGGTATGGTCCTATTGTTGTATGTTAATTCTTACAGTTTTGTGCAGCTATGAACTTACTTTTGGTAATATTCATACAAATAAGGTCATCTTGTTTACCCTTAATTTCAAAGCCAGCCTTTTCATATACTGTTATGGCCGATATATTTGAGGGGTGAACCTTAAGATAGATAAGGTCCAGTTCTTTTATCAGGAAACCATAATTTAGAATTTTCATAGTTGCCTGGTAACCAATGCCTTTACCCCAATAAAGCCTGTTGCCGATAAAAAGATGTAGTTCGGCATCATGAGCGGTTAAATCTAACAACTGAACGTTACCTATATAGGTATTAAGTTCTTTAACGCAAATTGCAAATCGTGCCTGATTTTCTTTAAGTAATTCGCCCTGCAGCCAGGCGGTTTCAATCACTGCAGTAATGTAATTAACTGGTTTGTAGCCTGTGTAAATCCAAATTAACGGATCGTTGCGCCAGGCGTAAGAAACCAGTGCATCTTCTACAACCAATGGCCGTATGTATATTGATATTGTCATAAAAAAACGCGTAAGGTGTTTAACATATAATACATATCCTGCAAATTATAGCGCTGATCTATTGGTAACGGAACCAAGCAGCGGGCAAGGTAATTTTCATACATACTTTTTTTAGTCCATTTAAAAACGTTTGGCCAATAAGTAGCTACGTATATTTTTTTTTGAATTAAATGAACCTTCAAGTATTTGTCGTTGCACAAAAAGGGGTAAACCATGGGCGCACAATCCTCGGGGACTTCAAATTTCAACAAATTATACTCATGCAGGTGCTTATGTAAAAAATGAAAATTCCGCTCTCTTATCTTCGCACAGGCATCATAATCAATACCCGAAAGTATTTTTTTAGTAACCGCAGACATTGATCTTATCTCGTTGTTTTCCAAATCTTTATTACTTTCTTTAAAAGCTTCATAACCTTCCTCTATTCC
The genomic region above belongs to Mucilaginibacter sp. KACC 22773 and contains:
- a CDS encoding PAS domain-containing protein: MPLLVKLSLIEIITGLLKHSDAMLGYWDKNLICRFANDAYRNWFGIEPEAMINKMYLWELLGQSLYQNNLKYIDGALNGHVQVFERFLQDRSGQMMNTRATYTPNFVEGQVDGFFVQVVILNPMEKKIVDNEHLPQKKAFLNPTDHNLDEVIQTLRSWIFTGFPSIAALAKKHFISESKLKRDFKEKYNDTIFSYYRMLQMEFAERYIAEKRYNKSQMASLLNFSNPSNFSKCYQKYLKDKSSNHHSAGPQVINYKAFIEQEPIAIAMFDIDMHFIAASLKWIEDYDLQDKDITGCNLYELLPEFPSQFQDLLPTCLKGEIYFDDGIVEKKDGTLSWMHWDIRPWYDDSKEVGGFMIMTQNYVPFRLSINENKEVLEILNKTQKIARIGAWSRNFKDNTTVWSKVLKEMLEVPADFAPDLETAISFYKEGENRDRAAIGLKNAMLNAKPFGGDFEMITAKGHLLKVKVAGYPEFKDGKCEKLSGILIDITF
- a CDS encoding polysaccharide biosynthesis protein, with the translated sequence MIYLRNLLFQDKFHSRWLILLTDLGIVLISLCLSFSVKGKLDLEQNNLYYIAFYCSNAVFIFLVMRVHTHIIRHSNTRDMLRILTAVFVSTVAFVIIYHLVFATYLNINLQGLGDVLFINFFISSSLLMGMRIVIKDVFKYFDEPGYKIEKENVLIYGSGTSSILIKNTLEGQRGFMINVQGFIDTGDDKVYKCLEQKRVYPITAITRLNNKYGIKKMFITSEDIQTEGKRTAIAKCVELGIKVITVPPSNEWINGQPNLKQFKDLKIEDLLERKPIKLSCKHIFDDIQGKRVLVTGAAGSIGSELVRQILGYEPEFVVLCDQAETPLHEIQLEIEEGIHADKARIFIANIQNETRIKSLFELYRPQIVFHAAAYKHVPMMENNPTEAVLTNIGGTKNLADISVLFGVEKFVMISTDKAVRPTNVMGASKRIAEMYIQSLNSKTFDNRFFCSDLCNGVLNQTKFITTRFGNVMGSNGSVIPRFKAQIEKGGPVTVTHPEITRYFMTIPEAVQLVIEAAIMGNGGEIFLFDMGLPVKIADLAANMIKLVGMVPGEDIKIVYTGLRPGEKLYEELLNIEEEVIPTYNKDIKISKTIPVKYADVNKVVNELLELNLCRDIDLMVAKMKNILPDFISNNSRYEKLDAGIPVSIRC
- a CDS encoding GNAT family N-acetyltransferase; this translates as MTKVLTILNREEWTNYIRGAAEYDFYHTWHYHTIENSLESKSRPLLFVYQQGDDYIVFPLIERNIPGTDFFDLTCVYGFSGPVSNKKMENLEDSFIENFRGAFISFLSGSNYISLFIRMHPFYKQQKLLDKFGGVHSNGKTVVIDLFKSIDDQREDYRQSTMDAIKHAWKKGFRVVEEKGPKALEIFAGIYRESMKRVGAADSYLFNDQYFNNICNTNEYDARVLMVYDGATVMSSTIITFTNDIIQAHLVGTRAEYLHESPTKFLVDEITLIGRREGMRYYNLGGGLGYKHDKLFEWKAAFSKLHFEFNTWRYIANPAVYQNLLAQKGINNNPEIDFFPLYRYA
- a CDS encoding GNAT family N-acetyltransferase, producing MTISIYIRPLVVEDALVSYAWRNDPLIWIYTGYKPVNYITAVIETAWLQGELLKENQARFAICVKELNTYIGNVQLLDLTAHDAELHLFIGNRLYWGKGIGYQATMKILNYGFLIKELDLIYLKVHPSNISAITVYEKAGFEIKGKQDDLICMNITKSKFIAAQNCKN